The region AGGGTGGCGTGCGCCTCATCAGTGCGGCCCGCAAGGGCGTACACATTGGCCAGGATGGCGACGTCGATCGGGCTGTCCGAGACCTTGGTAGCGGTCCGGGCGGTCTCGATCGCCTCCGGGAATCGCCCCTTTACCGACAGCGAAAGCGCTGCCACCTGGTAGCCCAGATCAAAATCCGGGGCCATGGGGATGGCCTTATGAGCCAGCTCCAGAGCCTGGTCGAAATGTCCGTTCGCGAAGGCGCCCCAGGCGTGCAAGGCGAAAGTCGAGGCGGAGAGCGGATCCAGTTCCTCGCCGCGGGTGTATTCCGCACTGGCCTCCGGCCAGTGGCCCAGCGAACTCAGCCGTACTGCGCGCAGGACGTGGCCGTCCGCGTTGCTGGGACTGAGTTCCAACGCGTGGGCGGCATCCCGCTCGGTGGCTACCCAATCCCAATCATACGTCAGGCTGATGAGACCTCTGGCCGCATACGCCGAGGGCAGCGACGGGTTGCGGGCAAGCGCCTGAGCATAGGCGGCGTTCGCCTGCGGCTGCGCCTCCCGAGGCGGTAGGAACCAAGTAGAAAGAGTCGTCCACGCGTCGCCGAGTCCGACGTAGGCCTGCGCATAGTTGGGATCGGCGGCGATCGCCTGCTCGAAGTACTTCATGCCCGTCCGGATATCGCGCTCCGTGGACTTGTCCAAGTATGCGCGTCCCTTCAAGTACGCTTCGTGGGCCGCAGGATCGACCGCGGCGGTCGTTGCCAACTGCTTCTGCTCGGCAGGGCTGAGCTTGACCTGCACTTCGCGTGCGATGGCCTGGGCCACCTCCGCCTGCAGGGCCAGTACGTCCCGCAGGTCGCGCTCGTAGCTCTGCGCCCAAAGGTGCTTGTCGGTCGCGCCGTTGATCAGCTGCTCGGTGATGCGTACGCGGTTGCCGGCGCGCATCACCGAGCCTTCCAGCACCGCGTCCACGTTCAGTTCCTTGGCGATCTGCGGGATGGGCTTGCGCGCCCCCTTGTACTGCATGGCCGAAGTCCGCGAGATGACCTTCAGCGCCCCGATGTTGGCCAGGGTGCGGGTCAGTTCCTCGGTCATGCCGTCGGCGAAGTACTCCTGCTCGGGATCGTGGGAGAAGTTCTCCAGCGGGAGCACGACGATGGAGTCGATCCTGGCCGTGCCAGCGGCGCCCGATAGTCGCCCGCGCCATGCCAGGAGGGCCAGGCCCAGCACGGCGAGCGCGGCCACCAGGCCCAACAAGCCCAGCAGCCAGGCGGCGCGGGCCCCTCGGGGCGCGCCCGCAGGTGCGGACGCTACGATTCGCTGCGAGTCGCGGCGCAGACGCTGCAGGTCGGTGCGGATCTCCGCCGCCGATTGATAGCGCAGGCTCGGGTCCTTCTCCAGTGCCTTGTCGATGATCTGCTCCAGCCCGGGCGGCACATCCGGGTTGAGCCGCACTGCTGGCGTCGGCGACTTGTTCAGGATGGCGTCGCACAGGGCCGCGGGCGTCTCCCCGCGGAACGGCATGGCGCCCGTCGCTGCCTCGTACAGCACCGCCCCCAGGGAAAACAGGTCGGTCCGGCGGTCCACTTCGCGCCCCAGCGCCTGCTCGGGCGACATGTAGGCCAGGGTGCCGACCGCCGCTCCCTGCCGGGTCAGAGGACCCTGGGTGGCGGTCGCCGCCTCGGCCTGCGCTTGTGGCGTCGGCTGCAGTTTGGCCAGCCCGAAATCGAGCAGCTTGGCTTGCCGGCGCACGGTCAGGAAGATGTTCGCCGGCTTGATGTCGCGATGGACGATGCCCTTGCCGTGCGCCGTTTCCAGCGCGTCCGTCATCTGCATGCCCAATTCGATGACCTCTTCGCTGGTCATCGGCCCGCGCTGGATGCGCGAGGCCAGCGTCTCACCCTCCATCATTTCCATGGCGATGAAATGGCGGCCTTCGTGCTGCCCGATCTCGTACACGGTGCAGATGTGGGGGTGATTCAGGGCTGAAGCGGCGCGGGCCTCCCGTCGAAAGCGCTCCACGGCGCCCGCATCCCCGGCCAGGTCCGGGGGCAGGAATTTCAGCGCGACATGCCGCCCAAGCTCGAGGTCCTCGGCTTGGTACACCACACCCATCCCGCCGCCGCCCAGCGGGCGCAGCAAGCGATAGTGCGACACACGTTCTTCCGGCGAGTGAGGACCCACGGGCTCAGCGGCGGATGGTAGGCCGGGGACGAACCGCGAGTCAATAGCGAGGCTCGTCCCCTACGCCGCCGCGGAGGGCGCGGACTCCGAACGGGCGCTCCTTAGTTCACCGGCTTCGCCATGATCTCCTGCAGCCGGGGATTCTGGCGTACCGCCTCGAAATCCTTGTCCTTGTACACGTCGTTGATGTGCGGGTAGTTGCCCTCTTTGGCCTTTTCCAGGCATTGCAGGCAGCGGTCCAGTTCGCCTCGCGCTCCGTACATCTTGGCCAGCACGAAGAAGTAGTGGGCCCGCTCTTCCGGCGTGGCCAGCTGGGCGCTGGCTCCTGCTCCGCGCGCCGGCCGCATCAGGATCTCGGGATCCAACTCGATGGCGCGCGCGAATTCAGTCACCGCCTTCTCCACCTGGTTCTGGCTGAACAAAGCGGTCCCCAGGTTGCTGTGGTACGAGGCATTCATCGCATCCAATGCGATGGCCTTCTGATACTGCGCCACCGCCTCGGCATAGGACTTCCTCATATACAACACCACGCCGAGATTGTTGCAGGCGGCAGACAGCTTGCTGTCATGCTTGATGGCCCGCTTGAAGTCCTTCTGCGCGCCCTTCATGTCCTTCAGTTGCAGCTCCGCGATGCCCGCCTTGTTGTACAGCGACGCGTTGTTCTTGTCCTTGCGCAGCGCCGCGCGGTAGCAGGCCAGGGCATCGGCATAGGCCCGCTGGGCGCGCAGCGTGTCGCCGCGCTCTTCCAGTTGGGCCACGCTCAGGGTCTCCAGCGGCGGGGTCGGCCCGACCTCGGTCTGCATGTTCGGTCCGGCCTGGGCGGCGCTGCCGGTCACCGCCAGCAGCACGAAGGCCGCGCAAACAAGCGCCCAGAGAAGTGTTCTTTTCATGGCTCCCTCCCTCTTGGGGATGAAGAAAGGAAAGTCCCTCCCCTCTCTGATACCAGACCGCCCGCCATCTTTCCGTGACCCCAGTCACGCACGGGCGTGCGGGGTAGCTAGGGCGCCCAACCATGAGCTATGGCCTATGAGCTATGGACTATGCCCTATGCGCTACTTCAGCAGCTCCCTCACCTTATCCACCAGCAGCTGCGCG is a window of Terriglobales bacterium DNA encoding:
- a CDS encoding protein kinase, with the protein product MSHYRLLRPLGGGGMGVVYQAEDLELGRHVALKFLPPDLAGDAGAVERFRREARAASALNHPHICTVYEIGQHEGRHFIAMEMMEGETLASRIQRGPMTSEEVIELGMQMTDALETAHGKGIVHRDIKPANIFLTVRRQAKLLDFGLAKLQPTPQAQAEAATATQGPLTRQGAAVGTLAYMSPEQALGREVDRRTDLFSLGAVLYEAATGAMPFRGETPAALCDAILNKSPTPAVRLNPDVPPGLEQIIDKALEKDPSLRYQSAAEIRTDLQRLRRDSQRIVASAPAGAPRGARAAWLLGLLGLVAALAVLGLALLAWRGRLSGAAGTARIDSIVVLPLENFSHDPEQEYFADGMTEELTRTLANIGALKVISRTSAMQYKGARKPIPQIAKELNVDAVLEGSVMRAGNRVRITEQLINGATDKHLWAQSYERDLRDVLALQAEVAQAIAREVQVKLSPAEQKQLATTAAVDPAAHEAYLKGRAYLDKSTERDIRTGMKYFEQAIAADPNYAQAYVGLGDAWTTLSTWFLPPREAQPQANAAYAQALARNPSLPSAYAARGLISLTYDWDWVATERDAAHALELSPSNADGHVLRAVRLSSLGHWPEASAEYTRGEELDPLSASTFALHAWGAFANGHFDQALELAHKAIPMAPDFDLGYQVAALSLSVKGRFPEAIETARTATKVSDSPIDVAILANVYALAGRTDEAHATLAKLKEMTRKRYVCSYEVATSYVALHEFDEAYRWLDKAYEDRSDCMIWLRVDPRFAPVRPQPRFQELIRKVGIPES
- a CDS encoding tetratricopeptide repeat protein encodes the protein MKRTLLWALVCAAFVLLAVTGSAAQAGPNMQTEVGPTPPLETLSVAQLEERGDTLRAQRAYADALACYRAALRKDKNNASLYNKAGIAELQLKDMKGAQKDFKRAIKHDSKLSAACNNLGVVLYMRKSYAEAVAQYQKAIALDAMNASYHSNLGTALFSQNQVEKAVTEFARAIELDPEILMRPARGAGASAQLATPEERAHYFFVLAKMYGARGELDRCLQCLEKAKEGNYPHINDVYKDKDFEAVRQNPRLQEIMAKPVN